In a genomic window of Passer domesticus isolate bPasDom1 chromosome 3, bPasDom1.hap1, whole genome shotgun sequence:
- the ENTPD6 gene encoding ectonucleoside triphosphate diphosphohydrolase 6, with translation MEAMKISKRFFAFGILTCIAVYVAYVKWHLGSKPFAGATEGVAESRGDKLTHQAVTTDLSVFYGIMFDAGSTGTRIHIFKFAQQPRETPRLTHETFKALKPGLSAYADDVEKSGHGIKELLEVAKKEVPMELWKFTPLVLKATAGLRLLPGEKAQKLLEKVKEIFQASPFFVRDNCVSIMNGTDEGISAWITINFLTGRLDDPQRRSVGMLDLGGGSTQITFLPRTKATLQTSPSGHTTSFQMFNHTYKLYSYSYLGLGLMSARLAILGGVEGKPLGEGEELISPCLPPGFKSEWQHAEIVYKIKGQKAGEPLYESCSNKVAKMLYKKVHRAGEVKDLDFYIFSYYYDCAAEAGLIDKEKGGSLTVSDFEIAAKYVCKIMEISPGNNPFLCMDLTYITFLLQELGFPKSQSFKLARKIDNVETSWALGATFHYIDSLNRLQY, from the exons ATGGAAGCCATGAAGATATCAAAGCGGTTCTTCGCTTTTGGGATTTTGACATGCATAGCTGTTTATGTTGCATATGTAAAATGGCACTTGGGCTCCAAACCATTTGCGGGAGCCACAGAAGGAGTTGCTGAAAGCAGGGGGGATAAACTGACCCATCAGGCAGTGACCACAGATCTCTCTGTCTTTTATGGAATTATGTTTGACGCGGGAAGCACGGGAACTCGCATCCATATATTTAAATTTGCTCAGCAGCCAAGAG AGACTCCCAGATTAACCCATGAGACGTTTAAAGCACTGAAACCAGGTCTGTCTGCATATGCTGATGATGTAGAAAAG AGTGGCCACGGAATAAAAGAGCTCCTGGAGGTGGCAAAGAAGGAAGTTCCTATGGAGCTGTGGAAGTTTACTCCTCTGGTCCTGAAAGCCACAGCTGGCCTACGGTTGCTGCCAGGAGAGAAAGCtcagaagctgctggaaaag GTGAAGGAGATTTTTCAGGCCTCCCCCTTCTTTGTGAGGGACAATTGTGTGTCGATAATGAATGGAACTGATGAAG GTATTTCAGCCTGGATCACAATAAATTTTTTGACAG GCAGGCTAGATGACCCACAGAGGAGAAGTGTAGGGATGCTGGATTTGGGTGGTGGATCAACACAGATCACCTTCCTTCCGCGTACCAAG gcAACTCTCCAGACATCACCATCTGGCCACACAACTTCATTTCAGATGTTTAACCACACCTACAAGCTGTATTCCTACAG TTACCTGGGACTTGGGCTGATGTCAGCAAGGCTTGCCATTTTGGGAGGAGTTGAGGGAAAACCCT TAGGAGAAGGAGAGGAATTGATCAGCCCTTGTTTACCACCTGGCTTCAAATCCGAATGGCAACACGCTGAGATAGTGTACAAAATTAAAGGACAGAAGGCAG GTGAGCCTCTGTATGAATCTTGTTCTAATAAAGTGGCAAAGATGCTCTACAAGAAAGTGCATAGAGCTGGGGAAGTGAAGGACCTGGACTTCTACATTTTCTCCTACTACTATGACTGTGCAGCAGAGGCTGGTCTCATAG ataaagaaaaaggaggaagcTTAACCGTCAGTGACTTTGAAATTGCAGCTAAATATG tttGTAAGATCATGGAAATCAGCCCTGGAAACAACCCTTTTCTCTGCATGGACCTCACTTACAtcaccttcctgctgcaggaacTGGGCTTCCCAAAGAGCCAAAGCTTTAAG cttgcCCGGAAGATTGACAATGTTGAAACGAGCTGGGCATTGGGAGCCACTTTCCATTACATCGACTCACTGAATAGACTGCAGTACTAA